From a region of the Impatiens glandulifera chromosome 4, dImpGla2.1, whole genome shotgun sequence genome:
- the LOC124933736 gene encoding fructose-bisphosphate aldolase, cytoplasmic isozyme-like, with protein MSCYKGKYHDELCANAAYIGTPGKGILAADESTGTIGKRLASINVDNVESNRRILRELLFTAPGGLQYLSGIILFEETLYQNTAAGTPFVEVMKTAGVLPGIKVDKGTIELAGTNGETTTQGLDDLAQRCQKYYQAGARFAKWRAVLKIGDHEPSQLSMNENANGLARYAIICQENGLVPIVEPEILVDGTHTIEKCADVTERVLAVVYKALNDHHVCLEGTLLKPNMVTPGSDGPRVSPEVIAEHTIRALQRTMPPAVPAVVFLSGGQSEEEATVNLNAMNKLMAKKPWTLSFSFGRALQQSTIKAWAGKDENIAKAQEVLVARCRANSEATLGTYQGGAATEGASESLHVKDYKY; from the exons ATGTCTTGCTACAAGGGAAAATATCATG ATGAACTTTGTGCAAATGCTGCATACATTGGAACCCCTGGGAAGGGAATATTGGCTGCCGATGAATCGACGGGAACAATCGGAAAGCGTCTAGCCAGCATTAACGTAGACAATGTCGAGTCGAATCGGAGGATTCTCCGGGAGCTTCTCTTCACTGCCCCTGGTGGCCTTCAATACCTAAGTGGAATTATCCTCTTTGAAGAAACACTTTATCAAAACACTGCTGCAG GCACGCCTTTTGTCGAAGTGATGAAGACGGCTGGTGTTCTTCCAGGAATCAAGGTAGATAAGGGCACCATTGAGTTAGCAGGAACCAATGGCGAGACCACCACCCAGGGTCTCGATGACCTAGCCCAACGTTGCCAGAAATACTACCAAGCTGGAGCCAGGTTCGCTAAGTGGCGAGCCGTGCTCAAGATTGGTGACCATGAACCATCCCAGCTCTCAATGAACGAAAATGCAAATGGTTTAGCCCGTTACGCCATTATCTGCCAGGAGAACGGACTGGTCCCAATTGTCGAGCCGGAGATACTCGTAGACGGGACCCACACCATTGAGAAGTGTGCCGACGTAACCGAACGAGTCCTTGCTGTGGTTTACAAGGCTCTGAACGATCACCATGTTTGCCTCGAGGGGACTCTTTTGAAGCCTAACATGGTCACCCCTGGATCAGATGGGCCTAGGGTTTCTCCGGAGGTGATTGCGGAACACACGATTCGAGCCTTGCAACGAACAATGCCGCCGGCGGTGCCTGCGGTTGTGTTCTTGTCGGGAGGACAGAGCGAGGAGGAGGCCACCGTGAACCTTAATGCTATGAACAAATTGATGGCAAAGAAACCATGGACGTTGTCCTTTTCCTTCGGTAGGGCTCTCCAGCAGAGCACCATAAAGGCATGGGCCGGCAAGGATGAGAACATTGCCAAGGCTCAAGAAGTTCTCGTCGCAAGGTGCAGGGCTAACTCCGAGGCTACTCTTGGAACCTACCAGGGTGGCGCCGCCACCGAAGGGGCGTCTGAGAGCCTTCATGTCAAagattacaaatattaa